The following proteins come from a genomic window of Nostoc sp. ATCC 53789:
- a CDS encoding cytochrome b6-f complex subunit PetL: MFAIAAYIGFLALFFGLSVGLLFGLRTAKII, from the coding sequence ATGTTTGCAATTGCAGCTTACATCGGCTTTTTAGCTTTGTTCTTCGGTTTATCTGTCGGTCTGTTGTTCGGTCTGCGGACTGCCAAGATAATTTAA
- a CDS encoding NUDIX domain-containing protein, which yields MSEKDCRKTVIQTGQKVNFVDIGSSFLPAFEKITSVLVVPFTKDGLIVCALLDRGIDLPGGHVQIGELTCEETARREVMEEVKVTLGELKLVKFIQSDFYGSQPEQLTYLVVMTGFVEEIISNNGYDCLSLCTHESMGRNIIDIDEFISQYQAGNKNDMRQIVLDAKSVLFGI from the coding sequence ATGAGTGAGAAGGATTGCAGAAAGACTGTCATCCAAACAGGTCAAAAAGTCAATTTTGTAGATATTGGCAGTTCATTTTTGCCTGCCTTTGAAAAGATAACGAGTGTTCTAGTCGTACCTTTTACCAAGGATGGTTTAATTGTATGCGCTCTCCTTGACCGTGGTATTGACCTTCCTGGGGGACATGTGCAGATAGGCGAATTGACTTGTGAGGAAACTGCAAGACGAGAAGTTATGGAGGAGGTAAAAGTAACTCTAGGAGAATTAAAACTTGTAAAATTTATCCAGTCTGATTTTTACGGTAGTCAACCTGAGCAGCTTACATACCTTGTGGTCATGACTGGATTTGTTGAGGAAATAATCTCTAACAATGGCTACGACTGTCTAAGCTTATGTACACATGAAAGTATGGGAAGAAACATTATAGATATTGATGAATTCATTTCTCAATATCAAGCAGGCAATAAAAATGATATGCGTCAAATTGTGCTAGACGCAAAAAGTGTGCTATTCGGCATCTAA
- a CDS encoding tyrosine phenol-lyase has product MTDAKQTSPRRRRSWAEPYKIKVVEPLKITTRAEREQAIAQSGYNTFLLRSEDVYIDLLTDSGTSAMSDYQWAGMMLGDEAYAGSKNFYNLEASIQKYYGYRHIVPTHQGRGAENILSQILIKPGDYIPGNMYFTTTRLHQELAGGTFVDVIIDEAHDAQSLHPFKGNVDLQKLTDLIERVGAERIPYISVAGTVNMAGGQPISMANLRAVHQLAQTYGIRVILDATRAVENAYFIQQREEDYSSQAIATILREFCSYTDGCTMSGKKDALVNIGGWLALNDYNLYEEARNLIVIYEGLHTYGGMAGRDMEAMARGIEESVQDDHIRARVGQVEYLGQKLLDWGIPIVVPIGGHAIYLDAKRFLPQIPQDQFPAQRLAAELYLEAGIRAMERGIVSAGRNKETGDNYYPELELVRLTIPRRVYTQAHMDLTAEAVEEVFYNRDRLRGLKMIYEPKYLRFFQARFELQ; this is encoded by the coding sequence ATGACCGATGCCAAGCAAACTTCTCCGCGCCGCCGTCGCTCTTGGGCAGAGCCATATAAAATCAAGGTGGTTGAGCCATTAAAAATCACTACTCGCGCTGAACGCGAACAAGCGATCGCACAATCGGGTTACAATACTTTTCTACTGCGTTCTGAAGATGTCTATATTGATTTGCTCACTGATAGCGGCACTTCAGCCATGAGTGATTATCAGTGGGCAGGGATGATGCTAGGTGATGAAGCTTATGCCGGCAGCAAAAATTTTTACAATTTAGAAGCTAGTATCCAAAAGTATTACGGCTATCGCCATATTGTACCTACTCACCAAGGGCGTGGTGCAGAAAATATTCTTTCTCAAATACTGATCAAACCAGGAGACTACATACCTGGCAATATGTATTTCACCACAACCAGACTGCATCAGGAGTTAGCTGGCGGCACTTTTGTCGATGTGATTATTGATGAAGCCCACGATGCTCAATCACTGCATCCATTCAAGGGCAATGTAGACTTACAAAAGCTTACAGACCTAATTGAGCGAGTTGGGGCAGAACGTATTCCCTATATCAGCGTCGCCGGAACCGTGAATATGGCTGGCGGACAGCCGATTTCTATGGCTAACCTGCGGGCAGTACATCAGTTAGCCCAAACTTACGGTATCCGCGTTATTCTTGATGCCACCCGCGCTGTGGAAAACGCTTACTTTATCCAGCAGAGGGAAGAGGATTATTCCAGCCAGGCGATCGCTACCATCTTACGCGAATTTTGCTCCTATACCGACGGTTGCACCATGAGCGGCAAGAAGGATGCACTGGTTAACATCGGCGGTTGGCTGGCTCTTAATGACTATAATCTTTACGAAGAAGCACGTAACCTAATAGTAATTTATGAAGGTTTACATACTTATGGTGGTATGGCTGGCCGGGATATGGAAGCTATGGCACGGGGTATAGAAGAATCAGTTCAAGACGATCATATTCGTGCCCGTGTCGGTCAGGTTGAATACCTCGGACAAAAGCTTTTAGATTGGGGTATTCCAATTGTTGTGCCGATTGGTGGTCATGCCATTTATTTAGATGCCAAACGCTTTTTACCACAAATCCCCCAAGACCAATTTCCGGCACAACGTTTAGCAGCAGAACTATATCTAGAAGCAGGCATTCGGGCAATGGAACGGGGTATTGTTTCGGCAGGGCGCAATAAAGAAACAGGCGATAATTATTATCCAGAGTTAGAACTAGTCCGTTTAACTATTCCCCGCCGTGTTTACACCCAGGCTCACATGGATTTGACTGCTGAAGCAGTTGAAGAGGTTTTTTATAATCGCGATCGCCTACGCGGACTCAAAATGATTTATGAACCGAAGTATCTCCGCTTCTTTCAAGCAAGGTTTGAATTGCAGTAA
- a CDS encoding CmcJ/NvfI family oxidoreductase — MSLNSQLFKDIPHVEGELHYLTPTAEKPVNYTYEPPPGIPQRSGKYEVHTLPIYDARAIAENVSLDQQGFALVEQHSTVKDFYDRDEVRRVYYPEAEEFLKDLTGAQRVIVFDHNLRNAERAKQGEQGIKTPVRGVHNDFTAKSGYSRARTVLEAIGTEDPDELLRHRFSVVNLWRPIAGPVQESPLAVCDAQSIAPNDLVATDLVYRDRVGETYAVTYNPKHRWFYFPQMQRNEALLIKCFDSEEEGLARFAAHTAFDDPTSQPDAPPRESIELRTLVFYAA, encoded by the coding sequence ATGAGCTTAAACAGTCAATTATTCAAAGATATACCGCACGTTGAGGGAGAACTCCATTACCTCACCCCAACAGCAGAAAAACCTGTTAACTACACCTACGAACCACCGCCAGGTATTCCACAGCGAAGTGGGAAGTATGAGGTACATACACTCCCAATCTACGATGCTCGGGCGATCGCAGAAAATGTGTCCTTAGATCAACAGGGATTCGCCTTGGTCGAACAGCACAGCACTGTTAAAGACTTTTACGATCGCGATGAGGTGCGCCGTGTTTACTACCCTGAAGCCGAGGAATTTCTCAAGGATTTGACAGGTGCCCAAAGGGTGATAGTGTTCGATCACAACCTGCGTAATGCCGAACGAGCGAAGCAGGGCGAACAAGGCATCAAGACACCAGTAAGAGGCGTACACAACGACTTCACCGCCAAGTCTGGTTATAGTCGCGCCCGTACCGTCTTGGAAGCAATCGGTACTGAAGATCCTGATGAGCTTCTGCGGCATAGATTTAGTGTAGTCAACCTCTGGCGACCGATCGCAGGACCAGTTCAAGAGTCTCCATTAGCGGTGTGTGATGCCCAAAGTATCGCACCGAATGACCTCGTGGCTACCGATCTTGTATATCGCGATCGCGTTGGCGAAACCTACGCAGTCACGTACAATCCAAAACATCGGTGGTTCTACTTTCCGCAAATGCAACGGAACGAAGCCCTACTTATCAAGTGTTTTGATTCAGAGGAAGAAGGTTTGGCGCGGTTCGCCGCCCACACTGCATTCGACGACCCAACAAGCCAGCCAGATGCACCACCACGTGAGAGTATTGAGTTACGAACGTTAGTTTTCTATGCCGCATAA
- the aroB gene encoding 3-dehydroquinate synthase, whose product MTSLINVNLPEQSYEIAITSLSCANAPSSLDQLGQQMANMKLGKKVLLVSNPTIFKHYGERAITSLTSAGFEVASCTLPPGERYKTLNSIQKLYDIALENRLERSATMVALGGGVIGDMTGFAAATWLRGINVVQVPTTLLAMVDSAIGGKTGVNHPHGKNLIGAFHQPRLVLIDPDVLKTLPMREFRAGMAEVIKYGVIWDAELFAQLEASKRLDQLRYVKPELIDTILTRSCQAKADVVGKDEKEGGLRAILNYGHTIGHAVESLTGYRLVNHGEAVAIGMVAAGQIAVELGMWQKEDTERQNALIQKTGLPTQLPSGLDIEGIIEALQLDKKVKAGKVRFVLPTQIGVVTVTDEVPSDIIRQVLQGM is encoded by the coding sequence ATGACTTCTTTAATTAATGTAAATTTACCAGAGCAGTCTTATGAGATTGCGATAACTTCGTTGAGCTGCGCTAACGCACCTTCGAGTTTAGATCAACTGGGTCAACAGATGGCCAATATGAAGCTAGGCAAGAAAGTACTGCTAGTTTCTAATCCAACGATTTTTAAGCATTATGGCGAAAGAGCAATTACATCCCTGACATCTGCGGGATTTGAAGTCGCTAGCTGCACCCTACCGCCTGGTGAACGCTACAAAACCCTTAATTCCATCCAAAAACTCTACGATATAGCCTTGGAAAACCGCCTAGAACGTTCTGCGACAATGGTGGCTTTGGGCGGAGGTGTGATTGGCGATATGACTGGCTTTGCAGCCGCAACCTGGTTGCGGGGTATTAATGTTGTCCAAGTGCCTACAACTCTCTTGGCGATGGTAGATTCGGCAATTGGTGGTAAAACTGGCGTGAATCATCCCCACGGTAAAAACTTGATTGGGGCATTCCATCAGCCGCGCTTGGTTTTGATTGACCCAGATGTGTTAAAAACCCTTCCGATGCGCGAGTTTCGGGCAGGGATGGCTGAAGTTATTAAGTACGGTGTAATTTGGGATGCTGAATTGTTTGCCCAGTTGGAAGCAAGTAAACGGCTTGACCAACTCCGCTATGTAAAACCTGAGCTAATAGACACCATATTAACGCGCTCTTGCCAAGCCAAAGCTGACGTTGTTGGCAAAGATGAGAAAGAAGGCGGATTACGCGCAATTCTCAACTATGGACATACAATCGGTCATGCAGTGGAAAGCTTAACTGGTTATCGTTTAGTGAATCACGGTGAAGCGGTAGCTATTGGTATGGTAGCAGCCGGTCAGATTGCCGTCGAATTGGGAATGTGGCAAAAGGAAGACACGGAACGTCAAAATGCTTTAATTCAAAAAACAGGTTTACCGACTCAGTTACCATCTGGGTTGGATATTGAAGGAATTATTGAGGCGTTGCAACTAGATAAAAAAGTCAAAGCAGGAAAAGTGCGGTTTGTTTTACCAACGCAAATTGGTGTAGTTACAGTTACCGACGAAGTGCCATCAGATATTATTCGGCAAGTATTACAGGGAATGTAA
- a CDS encoding RNA methyltransferase, which produces MLTSLQNSLVKQIRKLHSTKERHKQQLFLLEGTHLLEEACAVNYPLETVCCTPDWQVAHSSLWEEACSKSDRVEIVSEEVLNAIATTVQPDGVVATAKRRDSQTQLPLTGLVLALETVQDPGNLGTMIRTAAAVGASGLWVSGDSVDLDSPKVLRASAGQWFRLATAVTEDLKAIVQQSQQAGMQVVATLPSATLTYWDVDWRKPSLILLGNEGAGLSADLAAIADQQVRIPLSPGVESLNVAIAAALMLYEARRQMSQRRD; this is translated from the coding sequence ATGTTGACCAGTTTACAAAATTCCTTAGTTAAGCAAATTCGCAAACTCCACTCCACCAAGGAGCGGCATAAGCAGCAGTTATTTTTACTGGAAGGGACGCACCTGTTGGAAGAGGCTTGTGCGGTAAATTACCCACTAGAAACAGTGTGTTGTACTCCAGATTGGCAAGTAGCCCACTCATCACTCTGGGAAGAAGCTTGTAGTAAAAGCGATCGCGTCGAGATTGTCAGCGAGGAAGTCTTAAATGCGATCGCTACTACAGTCCAACCTGATGGTGTGGTAGCAACGGCAAAACGAAGGGATAGCCAAACTCAACTACCATTGACTGGTTTAGTTTTAGCTTTAGAAACAGTACAAGATCCGGGAAACCTGGGTACGATGATTCGCACTGCGGCGGCGGTGGGAGCATCAGGTTTGTGGGTAAGTGGAGATAGTGTCGATTTAGACAGCCCAAAAGTTCTCCGGGCTTCCGCAGGACAATGGTTTCGCCTAGCAACGGCCGTAACCGAAGATTTAAAAGCAATAGTTCAACAAAGTCAGCAAGCAGGGATGCAGGTAGTGGCAACCTTACCCAGTGCGACTTTAACTTATTGGGATGTAGACTGGCGCAAACCCAGTCTGATTTTACTGGGAAATGAAGGTGCTGGATTGTCGGCAGATTTAGCAGCGATCGCAGATCAACAAGTCAGAATTCCTTTAAGTCCTGGGGTAGAATCTTTGAATGTAGCGATCGCAGCCGCTTTAATGTTGTACGAAGCTAGGCGGCAAATGAGTCAGAGACGCGATTAA
- a CDS encoding Uma2 family endonuclease, with translation MRLQAKNQLTLQEFLNLPPGEGDITYEFVDGHASPKMSPKKFHSKLTRALLNLIEQCCQGKGEVCPELAIALTRRGRDWMPIPDILYISNERLPPDWEQEGACSVPPDLVIEIISPGQTFGQMAAKAKDYLDAKVLRVWVVDSKARSITVFYPDAAPQTYMGDELLTDSLFEGLEFTVEQLFQKAKIPLDAE, from the coding sequence ATGAGACTCCAAGCCAAGAATCAATTAACCTTGCAAGAATTCTTGAATCTTCCACCAGGCGAGGGAGATATCACCTATGAATTTGTTGATGGTCATGCAAGTCCTAAAATGTCACCAAAAAAATTTCACTCTAAACTTACCCGTGCCCTCCTCAATTTGATTGAGCAATGCTGTCAGGGTAAAGGAGAAGTTTGTCCAGAATTAGCTATCGCCTTAACCCGTCGAGGGCGAGATTGGATGCCAATACCGGATATTTTGTATATTTCCAATGAACGTTTACCCCCTGATTGGGAACAAGAGGGAGCATGTTCTGTTCCTCCCGATTTGGTGATTGAAATTATTTCACCTGGACAAACCTTTGGACAAATGGCAGCTAAAGCCAAAGACTATTTGGATGCTAAAGTGCTGCGGGTGTGGGTGGTAGATAGTAAAGCCAGAAGTATTACTGTTTTTTATCCAGATGCAGCACCACAAACTTATATGGGAGACGAATTACTCACAGATTCTCTATTCGAGGGACTGGAATTTACTGTTGAGCAGCTGTTTCAAAAGGCGAAAATACCATTAGATGCCGAATAG
- a CDS encoding S-layer protein: MNCKLLVTVVMLATTSFVTPVKSQEPTTDTPVESNQVLNACIQNQAETLPNPFSDVPKDHWAFKAVMTMHYCGAFRKATPPALFNKLQPTNSQQQPQKEPQFEK, translated from the coding sequence ATGAACTGCAAACTTTTGGTAACAGTCGTAATGCTAGCTACTACTAGCTTTGTTACTCCTGTTAAATCTCAAGAACCTACTACCGACACACCAGTAGAATCGAATCAAGTTTTGAATGCTTGTATCCAAAATCAAGCAGAAACTTTACCGAATCCTTTTAGTGATGTGCCAAAAGACCATTGGGCTTTTAAAGCAGTTATGACTATGCACTACTGCGGTGCATTCCGTAAAGCTACCCCACCAGCTTTATTTAATAAATTGCAACCAACAAATAGCCAGCAGCAACCGCAGAAAGAACCGCAGTTTGAAAAATAA
- a CDS encoding glutathione S-transferase family protein gives MSNIQLYFAKASTFSQRTRVVLLEKGIDFNSTEIDLQNKPDGYTQISRYGKVPAIKHGDIEIYESAIINEYLDEVFPEPPLLPSDPGAKAIARIWIDYANTRFVPAFNKFLRGKDAQEQGQGQREFLEALLYIEQEGLGKLSGNGPYWLGEQLSLVDISFYPWFERLPLLEHFRNFTLPTETPRLQKWWNTLRDRESIRAVENPTGFYLERFAKILGAPTPVASAQK, from the coding sequence ATGAGCAACATACAACTTTACTTTGCCAAAGCCTCCACCTTTTCCCAAAGAACCCGTGTGGTTTTACTAGAAAAAGGAATTGACTTTAACAGCACCGAAATTGACTTACAAAACAAACCAGATGGCTATACACAGATTTCGCGCTACGGCAAAGTCCCTGCGATTAAACATGGGGATATCGAAATTTATGAGTCTGCCATTATCAACGAATATCTTGATGAAGTCTTTCCAGAGCCACCTTTATTACCCAGTGATCCAGGTGCTAAAGCGATCGCTCGGATCTGGATCGATTATGCCAACACTCGCTTTGTACCCGCCTTTAACAAATTTCTCCGTGGTAAAGATGCTCAAGAACAGGGACAAGGACAAAGAGAGTTTTTGGAAGCGTTATTGTACATTGAGCAAGAAGGACTAGGTAAGCTTTCTGGTAATGGCCCTTACTGGTTAGGGGAGCAATTGAGTTTAGTTGATATCAGCTTCTATCCTTGGTTTGAACGCTTGCCCCTTCTAGAACACTTCCGCAATTTCACGTTACCAACAGAAACCCCTCGCTTGCAGAAATGGTGGAATACCCTGCGCGATCGCGAGTCAATTCGGGCTGTGGAAAATCCTACAGGCTTCTATTTAGAACGATTTGCCAAGATTCTTGGTGCGCCCACTCCCGTTGCTTCTGCTCAAAAATAG